The genomic segment AAGCCCTGATAATTTTAgcacctttctctttttttaaataaatacatttaataaatacaatatatttgtatttttaaatggtcAAATCCTAAACTTAAATGTAAATTAACCACCCCCCTCAATCTGTACCTGCATAGAAATACTGGTGTGGCTGGATGTGAGCTGAAACACAGAGATTTATCGCTGGTGTTGGGTACCCTCTGGAGCAGGCAGCTCATTACCTTTGACTTCACTGAGCTTTGTCTCCATAGAATTTTGAAGTCAAACGTTTCATAGATGTTTACATCTCATTACATCGTTTTTCAAAGGATAAAAACTTAGCTAGTGCATATTTCTGTTCACAAATTTGGTTTGAGTTTATCTGACAGTGAAAGCTTTTGCTAAATTTTGCCATCTAATTACTGAAGTACAAATCCCCAGGGAAAACAGTTTGCTGTAAAGATTTCATATTTGCAGCCTCAGAGGCGTGTGATTTGTTGATGTTTTACTCTGACACTGCATTGTAGTAGCTCCCTTAAAGCACACATAGCCACTgacattttaataatatttttatatcataaTAAATAACATGCAAtaatatataatgtatatataaCAATTAGttgtatataattttatatattttctttaatatgcaGTTTCGcacaaatatttccttcaaCTAAACTTATTGCTTAGAAAGTTGAACACTGTAAACAGAGCATAAACAACATACATAAATTTAGTTGATATATTCAACAGAGATTTTACCTTTCTCCCTCTAACTCTCTTCTTACCACCAAAACactatttgctcttttcctttattttttcctttttaattttttttttcccatggaaaaaTGTGCTGCAATGCACAGGTAAGTTCTTCTGTATGTCAATGGCTGGCTCTAATTCTTGGTGCATGTTAATATTAGCTTACTACCTCTCATGGTCTTTCCAAAGTTTGTTCAGTGGAAAAAGAGGACAGAGCACAGTGAGCCCTTGTCTGTGTTTAACAGCTTcgcttgtatttcttttctatccTAGTCTGTCAACAAGGAGAGTAAGGACATAAACAGAGTGCCGGCAAGCTCAGCCTCGGTCCACCAGAAGACCTATACTTTCCAGGAGCCACAAATTCTCCTCcctgaaaaataagcaaactgCTGACACAAGCAGTGTGCCTTCGTGCCATTGTGCAATTATACTCAGTGCGATGAAAAATACCTTCATACGAGTTAAAAAGTTTTATACCAGTTAAAAAGCAGGACTGGCTGCAGGAGTAAAAGAAGACAGGATTTAGCTGCTCAAGAATAGGTCTCTGGCAAATATATGCAACTTTTGCAGTATTAGGGTTAATTTTGTTCAAATTCTCCAGGGCAAGCGTTGCTCTGTGTCATACTGAGTGTCTGGAGATAGAGGAAAACCAGGGGAGGCAGAGTCTGACCTGAAACATCAGCTGGAGGGATTGGGAAAGATCATAAAGAACTGAGGGAACAATGTACAGGATGTAAAGACTATTGGAGCGAGCTCGTCCATGATGTGCACGACAGCTCAGTCGTACAGCAGAGTATAACCAAACAGAAGGTGGACCAGCACAAAGCACTACTTGTGCAAGTTCATATACTTTTAGAGGTTTTGCTGTTCAAATTGAGCCAAAAAATTCCCAGCACTCAGGGGGATCCATACACTTACACCAGAGGGACTACACTTCAGAGCAGGGACATCCAATTAGGATCTCAAGCACAGGACATGTTGCACGGACATGCTGGTTATACTTAAGGCCAGCAGAAAATTGCTGTAAGCCACAGAGTTAAGGCTTTAGTGTCTTCAGGGTCAAAACCTAAGACTGGATTATTTCAATTAGCAGGTTACCTTTCATTTCTACTTCTCTTCCtatgaaaatcttttcttataGCCTACACCGTAAATCCCAGCTCCCCCAGTTTACTCAGGAACTGCCACGCAGCATCTGCCCCCAGCACTCTCTGCTGGGCTCGGTGCCAGCTCACAGCATCACCACACAGGGACGGCCAGCGCCGTCTCTGCGCAATAGTGCAGCATTTACCCACTTACCTTTGAAACACACCCCTGTCCATGCCCCTTGCAGTCCTAGGGTTGCATAGGAATTTTCCTCTTGCTGATGCTCTCCATGTCACCCCCTCTCGGGGGCTCCAGCCCAGAAGGTCAGCCCAGTGGCACTTGCATTGCACCAGCCCAAtcttgaggggtttttttttgcacatgTTTTTCATTGAGGACTGAAGCTGCACAGCAGGGCCAGGAACACCAGGAGTTGATGAGGTCCTGGGGCATGCAACACCAGCACAAGCTTCCCCCTGCACTTGTCGCCCAGCTTTGTaccagtttctgttttcttctcagtaaaTGACAATTAACAAAGGAGAAATACTGACTTCCTCAGCGGCTACCAGCTACCTTGGTTCAATGGCAAGGTCAGCTAAAGGTTAAACCAGCTGAGGCATGCACACAAGCTTAagtttaaagacaaaagaaaaaaagaaaaaagagaaaaatgaaggtaaaaagaaaaaaaccccacaaatacAACtaaaggggagggaggagtggGAAGCCTGGAGCAGATCCACAGGCTCACCGAACCTTtgccttctcctccacccctcGCCCTCTCCTCCACTGCGCCGCAGTGCCTGCGGGTCCACATACGGCCACACACACTGAAGCTATTTCATGCCTAGAGAGCTAGTGGCGTTAAACCAGCAAAGAAATTAgcatatttgctttaaaatatcctGCTGGAATGTATTAATAACTTTTTGCATTATGTAGTAAATTGTATCAGAAACCATAGTCAAATTCCAAATTCTACCATTTACCGAGCATAACACAACTCAACAACTACATGgtattcttctgctttttgggtttttttttaaacaaagatgaTTTAACATGCTTTCACTcgttttttaattttcttagcGGCACATAATTGCATTTGAAGCGTAAGATTTTGCAGCTTTGGTGGGAAAGACACATGTATCTTTCCACACTCATGAGGGAATACATACTTGGGTGATAGTGTAATCTAAACTTCTTCCACTGAGAAAATCAGAATGACAACTAACGAAACCGTCTGTGTATCTCAGAGCTAGGTTTTAGgcagtgaaaaaataattcctgtgCTAACACTGCCATCTATTGCCACCCACTGAAAAACAGGAGACAGTCATCGTAAATCCCTGTTCTCATCCTGTCTCCTTCTTTGGTATCTGTTGCAATGCTTTCAtgtatattttctcttccctgctgtcTCTAATAACATAGTAttatcaggggaaaaaaatgcaaataaaccGAAACCAAGCGATAAGTCAAATATCTCTGTAGAAGGGAGGACAAAGTCTCTCCAGAACCAAATCAGCAATGTTTGGAAGTCTCCCTGTGAGTGAGCTGCTGATCCAGTACGTAAACTCAGCATGcagaattataaatatatatatatatatataatgaaaGCACATACAGACCCCTGATCAATATGACAGAATTCTCCCCTAGCTGGGCTCTTCCCTCCACTCTGGGAGAGttgtgccttttatttttttgttatcctCTTCCTCTGACCTCTtgttattttgggggggggagggtttGCATCTTTTTTGCCTCCTGCCTCATGAATTAAATCTCCACGCAATTGCTTTTGGCCTGGCATGGCTTCTTCATCTTGTGGTGTAGTGGTTTGCCCTCCGTGCATTCTATATCTGTTTCCTTGCCTTAGTTGCGAGAGGTACCTTGATCAGCAAGTTCCTCGATTCCCCAATTTCCTCCTTGCATCTTCCTTTTACCTTTACCACTTTTCAATTTCATAATTCCTGTCACAAATTATTAGCATTCATAACATACAACACCCATTAGGAGTCAAACACTTAAGCTGTGCAATTTTACAATACATTCCCTTgaacaaagattttattttctgtattccCGCGAGCATTCCCAGTGAGCTACCCCTGCACCTAGAGCAAATGAGCTCAACTCAGTCCAGGAAAAACAGGCACTCTCTCCTTCCTTGACTCACCTTTTATTGTGCAGACCCTGCTCCCGCTGTCAGCTTTTCAGCTTCAGTCAAAGTTATTCTCTTTAGTAAAACCAAGATGAGGTACATGAGGGATATAAGCGCTGCCTTTAGGTCTAGAAATAGACCCCAAAAGACCTAAGGATGCCTTTTCATGAACTTTGCTAATATATACTAGAAGAGGGTTTAGGAGGCCAACTGTAATACTTTAAAACAatgctcctcctcttctcctgctaagaaaattattctctctTCTCAATCAGCAAAACCCCACTAttgcttaaaattaaaagaggaGTAAATTACTTTTCTACTGACAAACATATAAATTATGCCTTTCTGTGCCACATAGACCCTAGGGTTCCATGGAGTGATTCATCTCCTATACAGCTGGAGATGAAAACCTTACAGGGATGATACAGATGGAAAGGTCATTAACAGAACTAGAGGAATCCATCCGCAAATCTCAGTCTGAAAAGGTTTTATGTAACAGCTCTATGCAACCGAGATCGTATTGAATGACAGGCAGCATGCTGAAAGTCTTCTAATACTTTCCAAAGCCTGGATTTATGGATAGGGTGATAAATCATTCTATTGCTTATACACTGGAGAGTTCTAGAGTCTGgtaatttattaaatatgaaTGCTGTTATGGattctttcaaaatgaagacAGCTCAAAGAATGATTTAATCTGCATTTAACACGATCAGTTTCAGGAATGAGCAAGTGAAAAGCTGTCTCCAGAAGTTCTTGAAAATTTTGAGgaataagcatttttaaattaaatgtcacTAAGAAGAAGTGAAAGAGATTACAAAGGTAATATATTGTTTGGTTATCTGAAGTTACCCTATGTCTTCACATACAATATTTTTACCTTAATGACAGACTATGAAccatttcacaaaagaaaagtttatgAGCTGCGTAACCAGTATCAGAGCCACACAGTTATTCAACTGATGGGAAGTTCCGCTAGTCCAATGTTCTCTCTATTCTTTTATGATCTGAGGTTGGGGaacttctttcttattcttACTACAATTCTGGCAAATCTAAGAGGCCTAGCTTGAACATCTTACATATTACTATGCAGCTGGATTCACATACTGATTTCCTTGGGCTATTTAATTCTTCACCTTATATACTAATTTTgctaaatgcattttaaagtaataagCTGCAGTAATTTGACCACTATActcaagaagcagaaaatcaaaAAGTCTAAATGACAACAGCAGGACTTACACAACTTCATTGTTGGGTTTCACCGTGCTTGAGACACCTGTTTGTAAGCAAAGATATCTTTGCTTTGATTACGCTTTACAGAATTGTTTCTGCTTGCAACTGCAATTCTgcttaaaatacatctttatcCTACACATCTTGAAGCTGATCATTCTTGACTGTTTGCATTCTCACATTATTCCCTTACTGCTCTACAGAGATGTATGTGAATTGTCCTATGTAATTTTGCATGCAAGATTGTTGGGACATTGGTGCTTCCAGGGCACCCCGAAGCACAACAAATGAACATCAGATTTTCATTTACTTCGAGGAATGAAGATAAAGTCTCCCAGTTATGACCCATTAGCCCAAGGTCCTAATATCTTAAATTTGCTTTCGCTCCCCAATTTACAGTCAAGGGATGAATTTACGATGCAAGATGCTTTTCAGCATAGGCAAAAACATCACCTTTTGCCTACTTGCAAATTATTATTCCATCCATTCTTCAAACAGCTACAAATAGACCTCAATCTAATgcaaaaagtaaatttaaattcTATACAGCACTTGCCATGGAATTAAGCAGGTATTTTCAAATATCTCCAAAAAATATTTGGGGAATATTTAAGTAACACTGTTCTCTGCTAAAAATGCAGCTACTGAATGTGCTCAGGCCTAGGACTTCAGGGCTATAGGCAGAACTGAAGCTGTGTGTCACTCCTCGCAGGAAAAATAATACTGAGTTTAGCCATATGAATGCCTACAGGACAGGCCTGCTTCTGGGTGTGTTGCTTTAGTTTCTATACACGTAACTTCTACTCCTAACTAAAGCAATCAGAAACTTTTATGAGATTTTAGCAAGACAATTTCTAGCACCTCATTAAAAGCTGGTCAACAtagcataaattattttaaaaacaattatttactCCCAGCAAATCCCTACTATTAAAGATATCATATTAAAGGCATTTTGTCTTTAGCAGCAGAAGCTAACTTTAATAAGGCACAATATACAATCTGAAATACTTTACAAACAGTATAGATTGTTGTCATGAGTTTGCACAATTTAAACATCAAAGAGAGTCCAGGTACACAGCAGCAATGGCactcctcttttcctctgtttttgaCTACCCAGGAGTCATCAAAACATTGACAATAGTGAACAAAAGGGATCTTTAGCAGAATTAGaatacaactgaaaatattgGCAAGGTCTTCTCCCTGTGGCTGGATCCCAACCACTGCTATACGCACATGCTAGTGTGAAGTAGGAGCAAGAAATTGCAACCAGTAGCCACTGCTTGAACATTTAAATAAAGCTATAAACGCTAAGAAATGGACTTGCCATTTCATGCATCGGCTTTTGAACTGGAATTGTTGTTTATTATTCCTGTTCCCTTACATCTACAGACAGACCTGCAATCTGAGCAAACTATGGACTAAATGAAGAGTAGAGAGGACTGGAGAATCCGAAAAATAACTAGTTTTTCCttgtgtctggaaaaaacacacTCATGAACAAAGCAATTAAAGGATTATTAAACAGAAGCAACTAGAAGCATTTATATTTCCCATCTCCTCTAAACTTGTTAGTGAAAGTCAACACCTTAAGATTTAAAACAACCCAAATTATGAAACTAAGTTACACTGAAGGAGTCATATTTATCACTAGATAAATCACAGCAGATTTATCACTAGATTAGTACAATTTTACAGTGATTTCTGATACTTCTGTCCAATTAGATTACTTTGTTTTGAACGTATACATAGGATAAGAAGTGGGAAACAAGAGAACATGAACAGTAAGACAAAACTACCAAAGAAGAATACGCAGGAAAAAATCAGGACCTCTTTATTACACTCACTGCTTGCATTAACATTGAATATAGTAACTTCTTTTTAACTATTGAATAtagtaacttcttttttaactttgagtagttattttacattttcaaatttcttgagaaaaaaaagttgctatCTATTTCTATACATTACAATATTGAGCTGTACAGATACAAGATTCTTCTTAGAATACCACAAGTCATTTCATCagattacaaaagaaaaaaatggttacCAGAGTTTATAGATATATAACTTCAAACACAAGATGTACATTTCTCACATTCTTACTGGAGCTCTGCAAATCACTGGAAATTTGGGAGATTTATATTCTTCTTCATTCTATATAAAAAGTTACAGATTTCATTGCCAAACTCCTGCTCGCTGTTTGTTATCAGCAGCATGCTCAAAAAACATGAAGTCctaagaaggaaacaaaaagcaaatgaaacaaatactTTAATGCAGTACTTAGTTCAGTTCTGGTTGTTTTGCAAGGTGGGAGCGCCTCCCTGCACCTCCCAATCATCTGTGTGTCTCAGAACAGGTTACccacagggagagaaaaaggtgGTGAAAAACCTACATGGAAACTGTAAACCATCAATAGCCAAAGCTATGCTTTCTTTACTCGGGATTCCTACCCTGACTTTGTTTGACCTTACTCAGTCCCTTCAATTTTATCTCAGAGTACATCATAATGGTCACTATCTTTAGTTTACATCTAGGGGCCTCACTTTCCATGTCTGGAGTCCTGGGTTGTTTGCAGTCTCTAACACTGTACTTCATGCACATGGTAGCACACAAACATGCGCTGCTGAGGAAAACGTGGTACACACACAGGGCTGTTAGAGGCTGGTGAGAACTTTCCAAATTCAAGGTGTTCCACTCGCCCCTTTCGTCCCCCTCTTCATCCCTGCTAGCACAGAAGCCGTGCGCTCTATGGAATGGGACCCGATACTGAATAATCCGGGTAAGTGGAAAGGCGAGTGTGTCACACACTGTTTCCACAGAGCAACATGAGCTGCAATGCAGTATTTGACATGGCAGAGTCAGCGTGCAGTTGAAAAGCCCTGTATCAAGTTAGATATGCTTTGTTTCTACACAAATTCCCTCCCTTTACAGGAAGAGTTCTTCTGAGAGCGTTTAATCCAGCTCAGGGCTTCACATTCTTCCAAAAAGGACAGTCAGGAGGAACTGGCTGCAGCATTCAGCTGTCCAGTTCATCAGCGCAGCAGGCTGCTCTGGCTTTAGATGGATCACAACTATTGCTGATCTGCACTTTTTTCATCCCAACATCCACTTAAACATGCCTTCCTCTGCTAATGAGCCTGCAAGGAGTCTTCCCTTTATAGGGTTTCTCAGTTCCATGACTTCTGAAGCtctgtttaaatatatttatcagtATATAATACGTAGCCTAGAATAAGCTTATTATTGGAAATAATTCCTTGTTGCTCTCCATGCTTAATATTACACGCAAAAAGTTCACAACAGGCTGTCACCCACTTCAAGGAGCTCAGAGTCAAATCCTTTACTGGCATAATTTGAACATGGAGATGAAAAAGTCCATTCATATTCAAGTATTACTTACGATAAGGAAGCAAGCACCAATCAtgacagctttcatttttacatcAAGGTCCATTGGAAATGTGATTCCAAAGTTATCTGCATCTGTAAAGGCTTCTTTCACAAACCCAGTCCACTGCTTTGAAATCCTACCAACAGTAGCAGTCTCATCCACAGACTTCACCtagtttaatataaaattttaaaaaaccaaacaaacatcaAATCTGTCATTCATGACATTCTCAAATCCTTTTCATAGTAGATCAATGTGAAAGCTTCAGATCATgttatttaaatttatgtaGCACTGAATGCAACCAGAAGGCAACCCTGACTACCACAAAGTCAGTCTTAAGTAGCATAGATAAACTTAATTCTAAATCTGAATTTAGAGAGTTCGGTGTTTTAATGGTGTTAGAAGACAGCTACtgcatgcacgcacacacactcCGCTGGAAGTGTTGTCTTTTAGCTGAGAGAGTGAATTGGTTTCTCCTGCCATGTATCAGGAACTGCTCAATTGAAACTTAAACAAATTACCTTCTTCTGTTCCAAAGCAGAGGTTAACCCTTTGTCAACATTATGTTTCCTGAAGTTAGATCCAGTCTTCAGAGTCATGTGAAAGACTAgtcaccaaaataaaaagatcctATATCTCCTTTAGCAACTATTTGcaacatctttttaaatattaaaatgtagaCTAGTGTATCTACTACATGtgtaggaaaataataataaatgtagACTAGTGTATCTACTACATGTGtaggaaaataataatgcaTTACTTCTAAGCAAAAGCTTTAGCTCGAGTCCttcaaatctgtattttagaTCTAAATTGTTTTGGTTTACTTGGTCAttgaattattattaaatgATTAAATGAGAGGTTGTAGTACATCATTTTAATAAGTACCTGATAAAGCTGATAACATTGTTTTGTTAGAGCTTAACATAATAGattaaaaatgattttgctGCTATAATATTACCCTGCAACCATAGGGAACCAGTCTCACTTATCACTGACGAGTGCCTGTAAGATGTCATTTCTGGAAGTTTGTCTGGCTTATCTAAAGTAATATAGGTATCTAGAGAAGTGAGTTGATTTTACTAGTATTAAAAGATTTTGTACTTACTGTATATCACAGTTCCGTTGACAACAGTAAGTTGAGCAATAAACTACTATCAGAGCACTATCTAAAAGAAGATATACACAAGCAATTTTTAATATTGCATACCTCAAAATTAACGTCCTCACAACAGCTGCAGACAACACATGGCCCACCAATTCTCAGTATATCCATTCTTTTCTCATCTTGAATGGTAAACTTTGGCAGGCAAGGATGCCAGTTCTGTACAACATAACCAACTGGTGTTCCTGGAGGTGCCTGAACTTCCAGCttgacaggaaaaagaaaatctccacATGAATGTTCATGCTTTGATATGTTTCTTAGACAAAGCCCACACTTGCACATAAACCAAACACAATTTTTCCTCAACAATCTGGCTTCCCAGTGCATGAAGTAGCATGGGGTTCCCTGTGAATGTTCtcagaaaactgaacacaaattGCAAAGCTCATATGCACCTTTGgccttcactgaaaaaaaataggatgcTCCTAAGACTATATATACACAAGCTATGCATCCACACTAAAAAGATCAAAGCCTAGTGAAAAAGGCTGAAAGCATCCTGAAAGCAATCAGTGAAGAGATTCCAGGATGCAGCTACTACAAATACCTCAGTAAGAGCTCTGAGTAGGCTCAGATTTGAGGCTTCAGAAGTTGCATCATGTCCTAattattttagtattaaaaaCCCTTGTAATTTCATGTATTGAACTTCACTACagctttcactgttttcagtaTACTGAAAACTTTAGCCGCTGCCCAGCCTTTAGACTGCAATTTGGCATTTGTGACAAGTTTCCTGACATGCCGTTGAATCAAATTTTTCATTATCATAATCAGAAGTGGCCAGATCAAACCTAACTGTGCAGCACACTAGCTTCTTCTCAAACCAAGGAGACCCCACGCACAAACCCCACAGCTTACAGACAAACCCCAATTTGTTTCACTCCACCTTCTGATTCAAGACAATCCCAATCTTAAAACTGCACAGGTGGACCACGTCCCATCAGGGGGAAGATGGTGAGAGGGAGCATCTCACCTCCTGTAAGCAGCAAGGAAAGCAGCATGAAGAACACCTGAGAGGTCTTTGCAGAGTTATCACCTCATGGCCCATGTTGTCCACAATCCGCAGAGTGAAGGGTCGTGACGGCCCACAGCAATTCCTGGTGCAACAGTCAGTGTCTTCTGCTGCAAAGTACACTCTTTGCCCCA from the Cuculus canorus isolate bCucCan1 chromosome 9, bCucCan1.pri, whole genome shotgun sequence genome contains:
- the PLSCR1 gene encoding phospholipid scramblase 1 isoform X2 is translated as MQILFSAKTIISRSAAMQEYTPAPAPGFSHPNYGPGNQVPYGNQVPYGYPQHAPGAYQGPTGAGSYNFQGQAMAGPAVPPIQGQPILNKEAMWMPVPPALPNCPPGLEYLTQIDQILIHQQIELLEILTGFETNNKYEIKNALGQRVYFAAEDTDCCTRNCCGPSRPFTLRIVDNMGHEVITLQRPLRCSSCCFPCCLQELEVQAPPGTPVGYVVQNWHPCLPKFTIQDEKRMDILRIGGPCVVCSCCEDVNFEVKSVDETATVGRISKQWTGFVKEAFTDADNFGITFPMDLDVKMKAVMIGACFLIDFMFFEHAADNKQRAGVWQ
- the PLSCR1 gene encoding phospholipid scramblase 1 isoform X1 — encoded protein: MPELGDQKLKQQTIISRSAAMQEYTPAPAPGFSHPNYGPGNQVPYGNQVPYGYPQHAPGAYQGPTGAGSYNFQGQAMAGPAVPPIQGQPILNKEAMWMPVPPALPNCPPGLEYLTQIDQILIHQQIELLEILTGFETNNKYEIKNALGQRVYFAAEDTDCCTRNCCGPSRPFTLRIVDNMGHEVITLQRPLRCSSCCFPCCLQELEVQAPPGTPVGYVVQNWHPCLPKFTIQDEKRMDILRIGGPCVVCSCCEDVNFEVKSVDETATVGRISKQWTGFVKEAFTDADNFGITFPMDLDVKMKAVMIGACFLIDFMFFEHAADNKQRAGVWQ
- the PLSCR1 gene encoding phospholipid scramblase 1 isoform X3, with the protein product MGHEVITLQRPLRCSSCCFPCCLQELEVQAPPGTPVGYVVQNWHPCLPKFTIQDEKRMDILRIGGPCVVCSCCEDVNFEVKSVDETATVGRISKQWTGFVKEAFTDADNFGITFPMDLDVKMKAVMIGACFLIDFMFFEHAADNKQRAGVWQ